A single region of the Tissierellales bacterium genome encodes:
- the adhE gene encoding bifunctional acetaldehyde-CoA/alcohol dehydrogenase, which translates to MGTVKKVIEGQEQNVEMMMNDLVEKANVAKKQFMELDQKTVDEIVKQMALAGIDKHMPLAKLAVEETKRGVYEDKIIKNMFATEYIYNSIKNDKTVGVVETNDEEAYQVVAEPIGVIAGVTPVTNPTSTTMFKAIIAMKTRNPIIFSFHPSAQKSSSEAAKVVRDAAIKAGAPKNCIQWIEKPSIEASNALMKHDGIALILATGGPGMVKAAYSSGKPALGVGSGNVPCYIHESADLHQAVTDLILSKTFDNGMICASEQAVIIDQSIYTEATKLMKYHSCYFLSKAEIKKVEAIAIDQKRQSMAPQVVGQSAHDIAKMAGVDVPEDTKILIAELDGVGSEYPLSREKLSPILACYKVKNSKEGIKRAVEMTEFGGLGHSAVIHANDDEVIENFSINLRTGRLLVNAPSTHGAIGDLYNANIPSLTLGCGSMGNNSTTDNVSAINLINFKRVAKRRVNMQWFKVPEKIYHEFGSVQYLAKMPNVERVIIVTDRVMQNLGYVDKLIYHLNKRMNHVAIEIFSDVEPDPSVETVLDGAEMMKRFKPDTIISLGGGSAMDAAKGMWLFYEYPDVDFNSLRLKFLDIRKRAFKFPKLGRKAKMVAIPTTSGTGSEVTAFTVITDKKNNVKYPLADYELTPDVAILDPDFVMSVPKSVTADTGLDVLTHAIEAYVSVMATDFTDALAIKAAQLIFDYLPRAYKNGDDREAREKVHNASCMAGMAFTNAFLGVNHSMAHKLGGEFHIAHGRANAILLPHIIRYNAKKPTKFASFPKYKEFVADEKYAEIAKALGLKFKTTSEGVEALASAIENMMKELNVPFSLEEMGVDKKEYMERVDYLADRAFEDQCTPANPKLPLVSELTDLYKAVYPKRSVQ; encoded by the coding sequence GTGGGAACTGTAAAAAAAGTTATTGAAGGTCAAGAACAAAACGTAGAAATGATGATGAATGATTTAGTGGAAAAAGCAAATGTAGCCAAGAAGCAATTTATGGAATTAGATCAGAAGACAGTAGATGAAATTGTAAAACAAATGGCTTTAGCTGGAATAGATAAACATATGCCTCTTGCTAAATTGGCTGTAGAGGAAACAAAAAGAGGAGTTTATGAAGATAAAATTATAAAAAATATGTTTGCAACAGAGTATATCTACAATAGTATAAAAAATGATAAAACTGTGGGTGTTGTAGAGACAAATGATGAAGAAGCATATCAGGTAGTTGCTGAACCAATAGGCGTTATAGCAGGAGTAACACCTGTTACTAACCCAACATCAACTACTATGTTTAAGGCAATAATAGCTATGAAAACAAGAAATCCTATAATATTCAGTTTTCATCCATCTGCTCAAAAATCATCTTCAGAAGCGGCTAAAGTAGTTAGAGATGCAGCTATAAAAGCAGGAGCACCTAAAAACTGTATACAATGGATTGAGAAACCATCTATAGAAGCGTCAAATGCCCTTATGAAACACGATGGAATAGCATTAATATTGGCTACTGGAGGACCAGGAATGGTTAAAGCAGCTTATTCATCAGGTAAGCCGGCATTAGGCGTTGGTTCTGGTAATGTTCCATGCTATATTCATGAATCAGCAGATTTACATCAAGCTGTAACAGATTTGATTTTGTCTAAAACATTTGACAACGGAATGATTTGTGCTTCAGAGCAAGCTGTTATAATTGATCAGAGCATATATACTGAAGCAACTAAATTGATGAAATACCATAGCTGCTATTTCTTAAGTAAAGCAGAAATAAAAAAAGTTGAAGCTATAGCTATAGATCAAAAGCGTCAGAGTATGGCACCTCAAGTGGTGGGACAGAGTGCTCATGATATTGCAAAAATGGCAGGTGTTGATGTTCCAGAAGATACTAAGATATTGATAGCTGAATTGGATGGAGTTGGAAGTGAATATCCTCTTTCTAGAGAAAAATTAAGTCCAATACTAGCTTGTTATAAAGTGAAAAATAGCAAAGAAGGAATCAAAAGAGCTGTTGAAATGACAGAGTTTGGTGGTCTTGGACATTCAGCAGTAATACATGCTAATGACGATGAGGTTATAGAGAATTTTTCAATTAATTTAAGAACTGGAAGATTGCTTGTAAATGCACCATCTACTCATGGCGCTATTGGAGATTTGTACAATGCAAATATACCATCACTTACACTTGGATGTGGTTCAATGGGCAACAATTCAACTACTGACAATGTATCTGCTATAAATCTTATAAATTTCAAACGCGTAGCCAAAAGGAGAGTAAATATGCAATGGTTTAAGGTACCAGAGAAGATTTATCATGAATTTGGCTCAGTACAATATTTAGCTAAAATGCCAAATGTAGAAAGAGTAATTATAGTAACTGACAGAGTTATGCAAAATTTAGGATATGTAGATAAACTTATATATCATTTAAATAAAAGAATGAATCATGTTGCTATTGAGATATTTAGTGATGTAGAACCAGATCCATCTGTTGAAACTGTGCTAGATGGTGCAGAGATGATGAAGAGATTTAAACCAGATACTATAATTTCTTTAGGTGGTGGATCAGCAATGGATGCTGCTAAAGGAATGTGGTTATTCTACGAATATCCAGATGTTGATTTCAATAGTTTACGATTAAAATTCTTGGATATAAGAAAAAGAGCTTTTAAATTCCCTAAACTTGGACGAAAGGCAAAAATGGTAGCTATTCCAACTACATCAGGAACAGGATCAGAGGTTACAGCATTTACAGTTATAACAGACAAAAAAAATAATGTTAAATACCCATTAGCTGATTATGAATTGACTCCAGATGTTGCTATACTAGATCCAGATTTTGTAATGAGTGTTCCAAAATCAGTTACAGCAGATACCGGACTTGATGTACTTACACATGCTATAGAAGCTTATGTTTCAGTTATGGCAACAGATTTTACAGATGCATTAGCTATAAAGGCGGCTCAGTTGATATTTGATTATCTTCCACGAGCATACAAAAATGGAGATGATAGAGAAGCTAGAGAGAAAGTACACAATGCATCTTGTATGGCAGGTATGGCATTTACGAACGCATTCTTGGGAGTTAATCACTCTATGGCTCATAAATTAGGTGGAGAATTCCATATAGCACATGGTAGAGCAAATGCTATATTATTACCACATATAATTAGATATAATGCAAAAAAACCAACAAAATTTGCATCATTCCCTAAATACAAAGAATTTGTTGCAGATGAGAAATATGCTGAAATAGCAAAAGCATTAGGTCTCAAATTCAAGACTACAAGCGAAGGTGTAGAGGCGTTAGCTAGTGCTATAGAAAATATGATGAAAGAATTGAACGTTCCATTTTCACTCGAAGAAATGGGAGTTGATAAAAAAGAATATATGGAAAGAGTAGATTATCTAGCAGACAGAGCTTTTGAAGATCAATGTACACCAGCGAATCCAAAGTTACCATTGGTTTCAGAGCTAACAGATTTGTACAAGGCAGTATATCCTAAGAGATCCGTACAATAA